The region TTTTATATTTAATATTTGAATTGGTGAGAGCAATATTAATATTATATTTACCCAATTAAAAGAAATTGTCTTTTACAATTCGTGAAATTCAAAAGAGACAAAACAATAAAGCACTAATAATCAACAATATAAATTTAAGACATTTTGAACTTATTTTCAAAATGATTATTTATAAAGACACAAAACAATTTTTATTTCTTTTAAAAACAAAGAGAAATTTACAAACCTAAATCATTAGGATACTCAGTAGAACCTGTTTAATTCTATTATTTTTTTATGAATTTATAATTCTGTAGTTTACCCCCTTTTACAGAATATTGCAGAATATAATCTCCACTTAACAAAGATGATACATTAATCTGATGATCCATAGGGTTAAAGGATTTCACTTTTTGGCCAACCATATTATAAATTTCAGCTTTCTCAATTTTTTCATTTCCCTTAAAATAAAGTATGTTCGTTACCGGATTCGGATAAAAACCAAGATCATTATTACTAGACGCTTCACTTGTTGATAAACAGCCTGAAGAATTTACCGTAACTGCTAAACGAGCACTGCTCTCGCAAGCTCCCACAACCTGAGCAGCATAATACGTTGTACCGTTCACCAACAGCGTTGTGCTAGGAAGTAAATTTCCGCCCGTGGCAGCACTATACCATTTTATACCAGAACCTCCAACGATAAGATCTGCCAGAGTCTGTGATGAACAAAAGTTCTGAACAGAATTCCCTGTAGGCGCAAGAGTGCTTCCGTCACATATCTGAAAAATTACATGATCTAAAAAAGCAAAATTTCCAGCCTGATTTATATTATTTTTTACTCCTTTAAAATTTACCCTGTTTGTCCCGGCTGGTAAAAGTATGTTTTTGGTAACCCATTGACTGGCCGTTGGAGTGAAAAAAGATGGAATTGTTCCTCCCGTGTTTAATTCCCCAGTTTGCCCTATTTCATAATTATGAGCCAGCGTAAAAGTTTGCCCTCCATCGGTTGAATATTCTAATAAAATATGATCATCTGCAAAAACCGTCTGAAGAGCCACAGGCATAGTATATCGGTTTGCGGCTGCGAATTGAAATGAAACTCCAACCTGCCCATTCGTAGGGTTATTTAAAATCGGAGATTTAACATTATAGGTAGAAA is a window of Candidatus Chryseobacterium colombiense DNA encoding:
- a CDS encoding T9SS type A sorting domain-containing protein, producing the protein MKLLAFFPMFIGAQVSLPYTENFGGTTTQSQWDYSNAAVIVVENTSVDSPNGGTGGSLMYNFYNSSGLSTYNVKSPILNNPTNGQVGVSFQFAAANRYTMPVALQTVFADDHILLEYSTDGGQTFTLAHNYEIGQTGELNTGGTIPSFFTPTASQWVTKNILLPAGTNRVNFKGVKNNINQAGNFAFLDHVIFQICDGSTLAPTGNSVQNFCSSQTLADLIVGGSGIKWYSAATGGNLLPSTTLLVNGTTYYAAQVVGACESSARLAVTVNSSGCLSTSEASSNNDLGFYPNPVTNILYFKGNEKIEKAEIYNMVGQKVKSFNPMDHQINVSSLLSGDYILQYSVKGGKLQNYKFIKK